AGGATATTAACCGCATATTCGTACATGATGTCTGGCTTTATGGGCTGTACGCATTTCTGAGTAATCAGGAGTACGCGCTTTATTACGGATTTCCTGTGTGGCAGCTGGATACACCTTCTATTTTCGGAAGTAATATAAAGTTGCTTTCCTCCTCACACATCCGGATAAGCCGAAATAAGATACCATCCGGAGATGCAGGAGAATATCAAATCAATGCCAGTAATATTACTCCTTCAGTACCATCTGTTCAGTCGCCCGATTACGGCCCGGCACTTTGGAATCCGGCTGCCACGTGCAATTTCAGTTCGCGGAATAGTGTGGCCATTTCGGCAGTAACCATTCATACCGTGCAGGGAAGCTACGCCGGGTGTATTTCGTGGTTTCAGAACTGTGCCGCGGGCGTGAGTGCGCACTATGTGGTGCGCTCAAGCGACGGGCAGGTTACACAAATGGTGCTTGAATCGCAGAAAGCGTGGCATGTGGGCAGCGAGAATCCTTACACGGTGGGTATTGAGCACGAAGGCTATGTAACCAATCCGGCCTGGTACACCACGGCTATGTATCAATCATCGGCCGATCTGACGCGCAACATCTGTACCGACAACAACATCAACCCGATGCGTACCGGTTTCTGGCCGTGGCTTGCCACTACGTATTACAACCAGTCGTCGATTCCCGGCAACTGCACTCGCGTAAAAGGACACCAGCATTATCCCAACCAAACCCACAACGACCCGGGCGTGAACTGGGACTGGAACCGTTTCTATCAGCTCATCAACAACACGCTACCTGCAGCTACCGTGTACACTGCAGTAACCGGCAATTTTTACGACAGTGGCGGACAAAGCAGCAACTATGCCGACGACGAGCGCCTGATCTGGCGTATTGCACCAACCAATGCCACTTCAGTTACACTCAACTTTAGTGCATTTGCCATAGAAAACACATGGGATTACCTCTACATCTACGATGGAAATTCCACCTCTTCCCCACTCCTTGGCAGCTATACAGGCAACGCCAATCCCGGAACCATTACTTCAAGTGGCGGAAGCATTACCATTGAATTCCGTTCAGACTGTGCCACCAATGGCAGCGGCTGGGCGGCTTCATGGACAAGTACATCAAACACGCCGAGCACCGATAACACGGCACCCACCACAAGTTTGGCTGTAAGCGGAAACTGGCAAACGGCAAACTTCAGCGCCTCGTTTGCTGAAACAGATAATGCCGGCGGCAGCGGACTTGAAAAAAGCTTTTACCAGATTATTGATTTCGACGGAAATGACTGGCGCGCCAATGCTTCGCGCGGTTTCTTCAGCGACAATTTTGACCAAACAACCATTCATCCCGAATGGACAGCTGTAACGGGTACATGGGCAATTACAAATGCCTCGCTTGAACAAAGCGATGAGAACATAAGCAACACCAATATTTACGCATCACTCACCCAAAACCTTTCCAACAAATACCTCTACCACTGGGCCGGAAAAATAGACGGCACGGGGAATAACCGTCGCGGTGGTTTTCATTTTTTCTGCGACAGTGCATCGCTTACCAATCGTGGCAATTCATACTTTGTCTGGTTCAGGGTTGATCAGGGTGTGTGCGAATTTTATGAGGTGGTGAATGATGTGATTACGCTGCGAAATTCGGTGAGCATGACTACTGTGGCCGGACAGTGGTATGACTGGAAAGTGATTTACGACCGCATTACCGGAAAAATTGAGGTATATCAGAACAATGTATATATCGGAAGCTGGACAGACCCGACGCCGCTTGCAAACGGCAATGCGGTTTCGTTCAGAAGCGGAAACAGCAACTGGCAGATTGATAATTTTAAAGTGTATCGCTCGCGCTTCAGTAATCAGCCGGTTACGGTAAATGTGGGCAACTGCGCCTTGTGTGAGCTGCGTTATCAGAATACCAACCCACTTACACCAGCCGGGCGTATCAAATCAATTGTGCGTGATTCGGCCAATAATCTTTCGGCGATTGCCTATCAGGATGTGAATGTGGACTGGACGCAGCCGTTGATGATTGATACGGTAAATGATGGTCCGGCAGGCGATATTGATTTATCGCTTTCGTCCACCACACTCAGCGGCAACTGGTCGGCTTCGTCTGATCCGCATTCGGGGCTGGCCACCTATTGGTATGCAATAGGCACTGCTGCCGGTGATTCGGATGTGGTGAGCTGGTCGCCAAACTGGGGATTTGATACGGTTTCGCTGAGTAATCTCACGCTGGTTACCAATCAATGGTATTATCTCAGCGTGCGTGCCGAAAATGGTGCGGGGCTTCGCAGTACAACAGCAGTGAGCGATGGTGTGCTGATTGATCTTACCACAGGCTTTTCAGTAGCGCAGGGTGGTTTGGCTGCAGGTGTGTATCCGAATCCATGCAATGCTTCGGGTGTGCTACAGCTGCAAGCAGATGTGGCAGCAACCGCGGTGATTCGTGTGACGGATGCTTCGGGACGATTGGTTGCGCTGGAACAGAAAGTACTGCATGCCGGTGCCAATCAATTGTCTTTACATACGTTAATTGGCCACGAAGCGCGGGGAGTGTATATGCTTACTGTGCAGGTAAGCGAAAAACTGCTTGTGCTGCCAGTTGTGCTTACCGAATGATGTGCCAAGCTATTATGCTGGTGGCAATGCACTATCAGCAGGTTTAATTTTTGCGTTGGAGTGTGCGTGATCTGCTGCTGCAATTTTGTGCGGCGCATGATATTCTCCGATCACCACAAAAGCAAACGAATTGCATTTTATAGCCTGTTAGTGTGAATGCAGCAGCATGACTTTGGCTGTTTTCATCACTTCGTGCTTTACGGTTATCTGCACAATGTAGATTCCTTCGGCTTGTGTGTGCATGGGAACAGCGGCAATGCCTGAAGCGGGATGCATGTGCTCGGCTACAATGCGTCCGCTACGGTCGTACACACGAATGGTGGCTTGTTCGTTAAGCGGTGTATTGAAGTTTACAAGAATTGCACCGGGCGCATTGATAAGCTGAATGGCAGCGGCTGTTGTTTCGTTTATACCGGTGGGATCATACACATGCAGCTGCATGGAAACCGAATCGGTGCAGATGCCGGCCTGTGCGGTGAGTGTTACGGTGTAATTGCCGGTTTGGTTGTAGTAGTACACCGGATTTGCCTGAGTGGATTGCCCGCCATCGCCGAAATTCCAGAGATACGAGGTGGCTCCGTTGGTGAAGTTGGAAGTAACCAGCGGGTAGGTAAATTCAAGTGTATCGGTATTGAGCGTAAATGCGGGCTGCACGTTGTTGAGTGCGGGTACATTAATGGTTTGTGCAGTTACACATCCGTTGGCATCGGTAATTTGCAGTATGTATGTGCCGGTGGGAATACCGCTCAGCGAATCAAGTTGAGAGCCATCGGGCCAGAGGAGCTGATAAGGGCCGGTGCCGCCTGCAATTTGTGTAATGCGTATGGTGGCGTCGGTAGTATTGCTGCAGGTTGCGGGAGTGATGCTGGTGAGTGGCATTACAGGCAGCGGACCGTTTACGTGTATGGTATCTTCGCGGTAGCCGCAGAGCCCGCTGTTTCCGGTTACCTGCACGGTGTAAACACCGGCCGTAATGCTGTGCAGCGTATCGTATCCGGTTATTCCGGTGTGCGTAGCAATCACATTGTTTTGAGCATCGAGCCAGGTATAATTCCACGGGCCGTTTCCGGTGCCGCGCGCAATGGCTTTACCGTTTGCCGTTGTGCCACAGGTAGCGGCTACTGATGATTTTGCAAGCGATACGCCTGTGTGCAAAACAAAGCGCGGGTGCTCGGTTGTATCCGAAATGGTAAAGGTATAGCTGGATGTATTCTGCAAATTGGTGAGTGTACCGGTGAGCAAATCTTCGAGAATGATGCAGGCGCTGTTGGGCATAGTCCAGAGCGAATCGCGGGAAATGGTGTATTGTCCGCTCACACCCACTTTGAGGCGTACAGGTATTGACACGTCATTGCCCAGCGGTGCCATTGAATTAACGGAAGCATCCATTGAGTCGTTGATGAGCGACGAGAATGTGGGCATGAGTGTATCACTGCTGGGCAGTTTCCAGGCATCATAGTCGGCATCAAAACCATCCGTTGCACCTGCGTAAAATCGAATAATCAGTTCATCATTCCGCACATTGCCGTCGGTTACTGAAAGCCGCATCAGTCCGGTAGGTGCTGTAGCGGTATTCATGCGCATAAACGCCACATCTGTGGCCGACTTGACACTCTCCGTCATGCTGAGTGAGGGCGAAGATGCAATGGCATGCACCCAAAATGCCTGCGACGAAGGAATGTTTGCTGTTCCTCCGTTGGTACCAATTCCGCTTACATATGTGGCATACTGGTTAATCACGGGATTCCACACATACACTGCAGCTTCAATTCCGGTGCGTGTCCAGCCCGCATTGTCCCAGTTAATTGATGAAGGATAAGGATTGGGCACCATATTCCATCCATCTTCCAGATATCCTGCAGAAGGGGTGTAAGAAAGGGGAATGTTGCGGGTAAATTTATTCGGCGGGCCATCTACATCAACCGTCACTGCAAGTGGTCCGACATAGACATAATAGCCGCGATTCGTTAAAATGGGGTCGTTTGAATTGGCCGGGGGTGCATAACCGAATTCTTTCGGGCCAGGTTGCGTTTCATCGTAGGGGGCAATGGAGTAGAATCCGTTCAGATTGGGATAATCTGAACCGGGAAAACCGGCCGTGATGAGATCATCATCCCAACTTTCGAAGGTTTGTCCGCTCACAGCTGTTGACATTTGCCGCCAGTTTGTGGGGCCTTGATAAATGTGGCGTTGCATGATGATATTTCCGGTAATATCGCCGCCGGTGATGGTTGCAATACGTGCAGTGCCCTGTGTATTTGAAACAAGGGTAAATGCTTGTCCGGTAGTGGTGAAAATGCCACTGGTGAGGGTGAGGGTACCGAGCAGATTTTGTGCGGAAGTAATGCTTACACCGGCAGTATTTTGTATGGTCATGTTTCGGAAATTAGTAATTGCCGGCCCGGAAAGTGTTTGAGCAACTGTGCCATTGCACACAACGGTACCCGATGTTTGTCCGTTGTAAGTACCTGCACTGGCCCAGTTGCCACGCAGGTTAATCGTAAATCCTGGCGTACCGGCGTCCACATTGGCATTGGTAAAAACATTCAGGTTGTTGCAGCCGATGTTGGAAAGCAGTGTTTTTACACCTGCACCGGAGAACACCACGTTATTGAAATTTTCATCGGCCAGGGTGCGTGAAATAGTTTGCGGCGAAGCTCCGTTAAAAGTGGTGGTATTGGTGCCAGGCTGATAGACCCCGCCGGTGTTCACCCAGTTTCCGCCCAGTGTTACATTCTGGTTGTTTGCATTGAATGTTCCTGCCGCAAGTGTTACGTCGGCAATTACGGTAAGCGGGTCGTTGATGATGCGTGCGGTAGCATTGGCGCTATTCACCAGTAAATTGCCCACGGGTGCCACCGTACGGATATTCATGATCTGAGCGGCAGGTGTAGTTGCATCACCAATCTGAAGTACGCCGCCGGTTACATTTGAAATCACCACACCACTTCCGTTAAATCCCAGATCCTGTCCGCCGGTACCGCCTTCTCGTTTAATTACAATCGTGCCTCCGCTTTGTGTAAACTGCGAGCCGGGAACATCCATCATAATCGGCCAGCTTGTTGTTGACGTAGAACTCACCACAGGCACGTTTATTTGACCGCCCGAAATAGTAAGCCTCACCAGCGAAGTAGAATTCACACGATCAAGCCTGCCTGCAATATTTAATGTACCGCCCGAAACGTTAACCAATCCGCCATAGGAAACAATATTCTGATTAGCATTATTTCCAATATTCACAGTTCCGCCCGTAATCCGAAGTTCGCCATACAGGTTAATGTTTCCGCCTGTGGTTGATACCGTGGCAAAATTGCTGTTTATCCAGAGGCGGGCATTACGGGGAATATTTGCGGTAGCATTAAACGGGATTACATTTACAGGGCCGGTTACCGAAAGTTTGAATGTGCCCTGCACAAGCGAGAGGAAACCAATGGCGGCGGTGAATGTGCTGGTTGCAAAATCAACCTGCCGGATGGTATTATCTACTTTATTAATGGTAATTCGGTTGTAGCGGTTTACCGTTCCTACTCCATTCACCAACTGATTGGCGTAGGGATTGTCAAAGGTCACATCACAAAGCGATGTCCCTGTGGGCGCAAAATCAATGGTTCCGGCATTGGCTATGTTTCCGTTTACAAACAGCTGATGTGTAATAAGCGACGCGGTGTTTACTGTAAACGATGCATTTTGCCGCACCAGAATGTTTCCGCCCACATCAAGTGTGCGTGAGGTATTGTTGTTTCCGAAACGGAGTGAGGCTGTTCCTCCCTGCCCGACCTGCAGGTTGTTGCAGGCCGAATTGGCATTGATGGTCACGGTATGTCCGTTTGCTACGATCACGTTATCCGACGCACCGGGCACTGTACCTGCATTCCAGGTGCTGCCGGTGTTCCAGTTTCCGCTTTGCACCGAAATAAATGTAGTTCCGGCGGCAGTAGCCTGCGTGCCCGTAAGCGGTGTGCCGATTGCGCCTTCGGTTACGGCATATACACGCCAGTAATAGGTGGTTGCGGCGTAAAGGCCGGTAATGATTGAGCTGGTGGCATTGGCCGCAGTTTGCAATTCAAAATCGTAGTTAACACCATCAACCGAACTGTAAATTACATAGCCCACTTCGTTGGTAGCCCAGTTAGGCCACGAAAGTGTCATCTGATTTGAGGTTACTCCGCTAAAAGTGAGTGTACCGGTTGTAGCAGTAGGAACCGGCGGCACAAAATTGAGGCGCGAATTAGTGGCCGGCATGGCCGTAAGGTTGTTTTGCGGCGTATTGCTGAAAGTAGCGGTATTCGCCGTTTGCTGTGTGCGCAACTGGGCAGCAGTGGGTATAAAATTGAGTACAGCCGCATTCATGCCTATGGTATAGGAGAAATTGGCTGTTCCCTGTGTCATGTTGCCATACACGTACTGAATCTGCCCGGTAGTTTCGTAAAGTTTTAGCTGATAATTGAGATTGGGGGTTGTGTTGAGATAAATGGCCATATTGAACCACTCAACCGTGAGCACACGATTGGGGGCGCTGCCCGTAACCAGATAGCGGATACTCAGGCCAAGCGGATCGGAGCCGCCCTGCGTGGTCTGATCGTCATAAAAAACGGCCAGCGCATTATTTGTTCCGCCCGATACCGAAAACTGTCCGTTGAAATAGCCGTAAGGCCCGGTAGTGGGCCCTCCATCAGCCGCAGAGGCTGAGAAATCGACATACCCGTTTGTGGACACACTCAGTTCGGTGTAACGCACGCCGTTGTACCAGAAATCAAACCCAATCGGAATCGGATTACTTCTGTTGTCATCTTGCTGAAAACCACCCGAATACCGCCAGCTATTACAGGGAAAAGCAATAGCATTGATAGGCGAGAAAGTAATCCCGGTATTGCGTGTAACCGTGTAATTGGCAAGGCTTTGCGCCACTGACGAACAAGTCACAAATAACGCCGACAGCAGAAGCAATAAATTACGTCTGAGTGGAAGTGTAATCATGGGTATTGAGCGATAATGACATTAAACGATTCTATTCAGTTATGGTTACTCCTCTTCGATAAATAAATGCACGACACGATGAACTAAGAATAAATCCGGTTAAACAGCGTGGCAATTAGTTTATTATCAGGAATTGAACGAGAATTTTAACGATTATCTTTGAAGCTGCTATGAAACGACTCCCGACCCTGATTTTACTATTTGGCCTGCTGTATTTTAAACCGATACTGGCGCAATGGGTGCAACAAAATCCGGGGACTTCTTCCACGCTGTTTTCGGTACATTTTGCAAACGGGCAAAGTGGCTGGGCCGTGGGGGCAGGCGGCACCATTATTCATACGGCCGATGGTGGTCAGAACTGGCAGCCTCAAACATCGGGGGTGAGTACGGCGCTCAATGCGGTTTGGTTTGCCGATACGCAGCAGGGCTGGGCAGCGGGCGATGGCGGAGTGATTCTGGCTACCACCGATGGCGGCCAGAACTGGGTGCCTCAGGTAAGCAATTCGGTAAGCAAGCTGCGTACGATCTGGTTTTTCAACAGTGATACCGGCTATGTGGCCGGCCAGGGTGGACTATGCCTGCGCACGGTGAATGGCGGGCTGGTGTGGACACAGGTCGGCACGGCAGTTAATCAGGATATTTTCTCGATTGGATTTGCCGATGCCAGCAATGGTTACCTGAGCGGGCGAAACGGCAATTTTCAGAAAACCATTACAGGCGGCACAAGCTGGATTAACGGACCGCCCCCGCCCCCGCTCGATACGCTTAAAGCTGTGCGCGCTCCCGCCCCGACCGATGTGTATGTGACCACCCACAACGGCAAAGTGCTGAAAACCGACGGCAGCGGCAACTGGATAAGCCAGCAGCCTGGCAGCACCAAAAGCCTCAACGGCGCCTGGTTTACCACCACCACCACCGGCTGGGTAGCCGGTGATTCGGGCCGCGTATTTACCACCTCCAACGGCGGCGGACTATGGCTGCAACAGTCAACCGGCCTTGCCGAAAGGCTCTGGGCCATACACTTCCCCAACGACAGTGCCGGCTGGTGTGTGGGGGCCAACGGCACCGTGATAAAACTCACGCTGCTTACCACGGCGCTGCCTGCTACAGCGGCCCCGCAAACAATGCGCATTTTCCCCAACCCGGCCAGTGCAGCCACGCCACGCTACATCAGCCTGCCCCAAAACGAAAATGTGGTTCAGCTGGAGTTGTTTGATGCCCAGGCAAACCGGCTCAGTGTTTCACAATTCGCGGCTACGGCTTTCGGAAACGGCTGGAAATTAGAAACCGGCACATTGCCGCCGGGTGTATATATTCTTCGAATCACTACCACATCCGGTGTAATTTGCAGCCGAGTGGTTGTGACCGAGTAAAGTCAGCGCACTTTAGAATAAGTCTGTGTGGCTGTCAGGATTTTTTTCGGGCAGGCGTGTACCTTTTTCCTGAATGCGGTATTAGGAGTTCAAAAACGAATAGTTGCGAACGCTTAATACTGAAGAAACATGGCATCAGGCAAACAAACTCCCCGTCAAAAAATGATTGGCATGATGTATCTCGTGCTTACGGCGCTGCTGGCGCTGAATGTATCAAAAGAAATTCTGGATGCATTTGTAACGGTGAATGCCGGACTGGAAAATACCGGCGCCGGAATAGACCGCGATATTTCTGCGTTGTATGCTGAATTTGACGCACGTAAAAGTGTAGATCCGCTGCGCGTGGGCGGGAACTGGAAAAAAGCGCAGGAAGCACGGCGACTTTCGAAAGCACTCAACAGCCATATCGACCAGCTGAAACGGCGATTGATACGCGAAACAGAAGGTTTTGCCAACCACGAAGAAGACACCATCAGACTGCAGTTTGTGGAGGCGAAAGACAACTATGATATTCCAACCAATATTCTGGTAGGCACCGCCGAGGATGGCTCAAACGGTGAAGCGCATGTATTAAAACAAAAGCTGAACGAATACCAGTCAAAACTGCTTGGATTGCTTGAACCTGAAACGCGCAAATCGGTAAACCTCAATATCGACACCCGCGATCCGGTGAATGAGCCGGAACTCAAAACGTGGGAAATGAAAACGTTTTATCATTCGCCGCTGGCGGCTTCGGTGGCCTTGCTTTCGAAAATTCAGGATGATGTAAAAAGTGCCGAAAGCGATGTGGTGGATGCCCTGCTGCGCGAAACCGAAGCCGATATAATTCCGTTCGATACGGTGGCAGCGCGTATTGTAGCGCAAAGTAACTATGTACTGCTTGGCGAAAATTATCAGGCCGATATTTTCCTCGCCGCATTTAATAAAACACTCAAACCTCAAATTTATCTCGGTGACTATGATCCCGCCACGGGGAAAATGCGCGGTAGTTTCGACAGTGTAAATGTAGAACGGGGTATTGGTAAATACCTGGTTCCGGCCAGCAGTGAAGGAATTAAGCAGTATAACGGCGTAATCAATATGCGCACACCAAAAGGGCAATTGATGCAATTCCCGTTTCAGTCGGAATACATTGTGGCGCGGCCTGCATTGACGGTGAGTGCGGATAAAATGAATGTAATGTATGCGGGACTGGAAAATCCGATTTCCGTTTCCGTGCCGGGTATTCCGAATGAAAAACTTCGGGTGAGTATTGATAATGGCGTGCTTACCCCTAAAGGAAACGGACAATACATTGTTACGAAACCTAAAACCGGATTTGCCAATGTGCAGGTTATTGCAGAAATAGATGGCAAAACCAGAAATATGGGCAGTATGAAATTCAGGGTAAAGCCTTTGCCTAAACCTGTAGCAAGATTGAGTTGTCTTTCTGCTCCCGGTGGCACCATTACAAAAGCGCAACTGTTAGCCTGCCCCGGTGTGATTCCGTTTTATGATCCGAATTTTGAATTTGATGCCAAAGCCCGTGTGGTATCTTTCACTGTGGAGATTCCAGGTGCGAGCGGAGCTTCTTCAAGTTTCAATTCAGGCAATGCTTCTTTCCCGGATGCGGCTAAACAAAACTTCAGCAAATTAAAACGTGGCGACCGGGTTACGCTTACCAATATCAAAGCCCTTGGAGCCGACGGAAACGTGGTTACGCTCGAAGATATCACCTACAAAATACTGTAGTCTGTGTTTGATTGCAGTTAGTTACTGCAATTGTGTTTGCCGCAAAGCCTTCTGACAAATTC
The window above is part of the Bacteroidota bacterium genome. Proteins encoded here:
- a CDS encoding PKD domain-containing protein, with translation MITLPLRRNLLLLLSALFVTCSSVAQSLANYTVTRNTGITFSPINAIAFPCNSWRYSGGFQQDDNRSNPIPIGFDFWYNGVRYTELSVSTNGYVDFSASAADGGPTTGPYGYFNGQFSVSGGTNNALAVFYDDQTTQGGSDPLGLSIRYLVTGSAPNRVLTVEWFNMAIYLNTTPNLNYQLKLYETTGQIQYVYGNMTQGTANFSYTIGMNAAVLNFIPTAAQLRTQQTANTATFSNTPQNNLTAMPATNSRLNFVPPVPTATTGTLTFSGVTSNQMTLSWPNWATNEVGYVIYSSVDGVNYDFELQTAANATSSIITGLYAATTYYWRVYAVTEGAIGTPLTGTQATAAGTTFISVQSGNWNTGSTWNAGTVPGASDNVIVANGHTVTINANSACNNLQVGQGGTASLRFGNNNTSRTLDVGGNILVRQNASFTVNTASLITHQLFVNGNIANAGTIDFAPTGTSLCDVTFDNPYANQLVNGVGTVNRYNRITINKVDNTIRQVDFATSTFTAAIGFLSLVQGTFKLSVTGPVNVIPFNATANIPRNARLWINSNFATVSTTGGNINLYGELRITGGTVNIGNNANQNIVSYGGLVNVSGGTLNIAGRLDRVNSTSLVRLTISGGQINVPVVSSTSTTSWPIMMDVPGSQFTQSGGTIVIKREGGTGGQDLGFNGSGVVISNVTGGVLQIGDATTPAAQIMNIRTVAPVGNLLVNSANATARIINDPLTVIADVTLAAGTFNANNQNVTLGGNWVNTGGVYQPGTNTTTFNGASPQTISRTLADENFNNVVFSGAGVKTLLSNIGCNNLNVFTNANVDAGTPGFTINLRGNWASAGTYNGQTSGTVVCNGTVAQTLSGPAITNFRNMTIQNTAGVSITSAQNLLGTLTLTSGIFTTTGQAFTLVSNTQGTARIATITGGDITGNIIMQRHIYQGPTNWRQMSTAVSGQTFESWDDDLITAGFPGSDYPNLNGFYSIAPYDETQPGPKEFGYAPPANSNDPILTNRGYYVYVGPLAVTVDVDGPPNKFTRNIPLSYTPSAGYLEDGWNMVPNPYPSSINWDNAGWTRTGIEAAVYVWNPVINQYATYVSGIGTNGGTANIPSSQAFWVHAIASSPSLSMTESVKSATDVAFMRMNTATAPTGLMRLSVTDGNVRNDELIIRFYAGATDGFDADYDAWKLPSSDTLMPTFSSLINDSMDASVNSMAPLGNDVSIPVRLKVGVSGQYTISRDSLWTMPNSACIILEDLLTGTLTNLQNTSSYTFTISDTTEHPRFVLHTGVSLAKSSVAATCGTTANGKAIARGTGNGPWNYTWLDAQNNVIATHTGITGYDTLHSITAGVYTVQVTGNSGLCGYREDTIHVNGPLPVMPLTSITPATCSNTTDATIRITQIAGGTGPYQLLWPDGSQLDSLSGIPTGTYILQITDANGCVTAQTINVPALNNVQPAFTLNTDTLEFTYPLVTSNFTNGATSYLWNFGDGGQSTQANPVYYYNQTGNYTVTLTAQAGICTDSVSMQLHVYDPTGINETTAAAIQLINAPGAILVNFNTPLNEQATIRVYDRSGRIVAEHMHPASGIAAVPMHTQAEGIYIVQITVKHEVMKTAKVMLLHSH
- the gldM gene encoding gliding motility protein GldM produces the protein MASGKQTPRQKMIGMMYLVLTALLALNVSKEILDAFVTVNAGLENTGAGIDRDISALYAEFDARKSVDPLRVGGNWKKAQEARRLSKALNSHIDQLKRRLIRETEGFANHEEDTIRLQFVEAKDNYDIPTNILVGTAEDGSNGEAHVLKQKLNEYQSKLLGLLEPETRKSVNLNIDTRDPVNEPELKTWEMKTFYHSPLAASVALLSKIQDDVKSAESDVVDALLRETEADIIPFDTVAARIVAQSNYVLLGENYQADIFLAAFNKTLKPQIYLGDYDPATGKMRGSFDSVNVERGIGKYLVPASSEGIKQYNGVINMRTPKGQLMQFPFQSEYIVARPALTVSADKMNVMYAGLENPISVSVPGIPNEKLRVSIDNGVLTPKGNGQYIVTKPKTGFANVQVIAEIDGKTRNMGSMKFRVKPLPKPVARLSCLSAPGGTITKAQLLACPGVIPFYDPNFEFDAKARVVSFTVEIPGASGASSSFNSGNASFPDAAKQNFSKLKRGDRVTLTNIKALGADGNVVTLEDITYKIL
- a CDS encoding T9SS type A sorting domain-containing protein, which produces MKRLPTLILLFGLLYFKPILAQWVQQNPGTSSTLFSVHFANGQSGWAVGAGGTIIHTADGGQNWQPQTSGVSTALNAVWFADTQQGWAAGDGGVILATTDGGQNWVPQVSNSVSKLRTIWFFNSDTGYVAGQGGLCLRTVNGGLVWTQVGTAVNQDIFSIGFADASNGYLSGRNGNFQKTITGGTSWINGPPPPPLDTLKAVRAPAPTDVYVTTHNGKVLKTDGSGNWISQQPGSTKSLNGAWFTTTTTGWVAGDSGRVFTTSNGGGLWLQQSTGLAERLWAIHFPNDSAGWCVGANGTVIKLTLLTTALPATAAPQTMRIFPNPASAATPRYISLPQNENVVQLELFDAQANRLSVSQFAATAFGNGWKLETGTLPPGVYILRITTTSGVICSRVVVTE
- a CDS encoding N-acetylmuramoyl-L-alanine amidase, with product MRKLFLFLALFMPAISLRAIEDQLPVNAYAAYFDEAYSRYPLLKRGSLEAVAFVNTRFQHLDASVPESCTGMPRAWSVMGLIEDGKGWFTPTLQIIAKTAHCTPEQIKTDPRTAILAYAAALDSLMSKNANGNAISPEYYLLNMQFLNEFPQRLNTLEMHMGADAAEDINRIFVHDVWLYGLYAFLSNQEYALYYGFPVWQLDTPSIFGSNIKLLSSSHIRISRNKIPSGDAGEYQINASNITPSVPSVQSPDYGPALWNPAATCNFSSRNSVAISAVTIHTVQGSYAGCISWFQNCAAGVSAHYVVRSSDGQVTQMVLESQKAWHVGSENPYTVGIEHEGYVTNPAWYTTAMYQSSADLTRNICTDNNINPMRTGFWPWLATTYYNQSSIPGNCTRVKGHQHYPNQTHNDPGVNWDWNRFYQLINNTLPAATVYTAVTGNFYDSGGQSSNYADDERLIWRIAPTNATSVTLNFSAFAIENTWDYLYIYDGNSTSSPLLGSYTGNANPGTITSSGGSITIEFRSDCATNGSGWAASWTSTSNTPSTDNTAPTTSLAVSGNWQTANFSASFAETDNAGGSGLEKSFYQIIDFDGNDWRANASRGFFSDNFDQTTIHPEWTAVTGTWAITNASLEQSDENISNTNIYASLTQNLSNKYLYHWAGKIDGTGNNRRGGFHFFCDSASLTNRGNSYFVWFRVDQGVCEFYEVVNDVITLRNSVSMTTVAGQWYDWKVIYDRITGKIEVYQNNVYIGSWTDPTPLANGNAVSFRSGNSNWQIDNFKVYRSRFSNQPVTVNVGNCALCELRYQNTNPLTPAGRIKSIVRDSANNLSAIAYQDVNVDWTQPLMIDTVNDGPAGDIDLSLSSTTLSGNWSASSDPHSGLATYWYAIGTAAGDSDVVSWSPNWGFDTVSLSNLTLVTNQWYYLSVRAENGAGLRSTTAVSDGVLIDLTTGFSVAQGGLAAGVYPNPCNASGVLQLQADVAATAVIRVTDASGRLVALEQKVLHAGANQLSLHTLIGHEARGVYMLTVQVSEKLLVLPVVLTE